CGGGCGTCGCTTCGAGGTGGAGATCGGGCCGGTGGCCCACGGCGGCCACTTCGTGGCCCGGGTCGAGCTCGAGGACGCCTCGCGCGTCGTCTTCGTACGCCACGCCCTGCCCGGCGAGCGGGCCGTCGTCGAGATCACCGAGGGATCTGCCGGCGACAGGTTCTGGCGCGGTGACGCGGTCGAGACCCTCGAGGCGTCGACCGAGCGCGTCGCGCCTCCGTGCCCCTACGCCGGCCCCGGCCGCTGTGGTGGCTGCGACTTCCAGCACGTCGCGCTCCCGGCGCAGCGTGACCTGAAGGCCACGGTGGTGCGCGAGCAGCTGGTGCGCCTGGGCGGGCTCGACGCCGCCGACCCTCTGCTGGCCGACCTGGTCGTCGAGGCCGTGCCGGGCGACGTCGACGGGCTGCGCTGGCGCACCCGCCAGCGCTACGCCACCACTCCCGACGGCGGCCGCGGGATGAGGAAGTATCGCTCGCACGAGGTGATCCCCGTCGACGACTGCCTGATCGCCTCCCCTGAGGCGCGTGAGCCCGCCCGTGGCACCATCACCGAGCGGGTCGAGGTCGAGGGCACCGAGCACACCTTCAAGGTGGCTGCCGACGGCTTCTGGCAGGTGCACCCCGGTGCGCCCACGGCGTTGGTCTCCGCAGTGCTCGGCGCGCTCGCCCCAGAGCCCGGTGACACCGTCTTGGACCTCTACGCCGGTGTCGGTCTCTTCTCCGCGTTCCTGGCCGACCGGGTCGGTCCCGATGGGCAGGTCGTCGCCGTCGAGGGCGACCGCACCGCCTCCGCGCTCTCCACGGGCAACGTCGCGGGCGCCGAGGTTACGGCCGGCGACGTCGGCACGGTCGTGGCCGGCATGGGGGAGCGGTCGTTCGATCTCGTCGTGCTCGACCCGCCGCGCGAGGGCGCTCGCCGGAAGGTCGTCGACGCCGTCGCCGCCCGCTCGCCCCGGAAGGTGGCCTACGTCGCCTGCGACCCGGCCGCGCTGGCCCGCGACGTCGCGATCTTCGCCGAGCACGGCTACCGGCTGCGTACGCTGCGGGCCTTCGACCTCTTCCCGATGACGCACCACGTCGAGTGCGTCGCGCTGCTGACCAGAGAGCGACCCTGAACCGGGTGGTCAGCCGACCGGGGCCGTCCAGGTGGACTCGGGACCCATCACCAGGCGCTCCACGAGCCTGGTGAGCGAGTGATCGTCGTTGACCCCTGGCACGAGGGTGAGGCGTTCGTCGCGTGAGCCGGGCTCGTCGGTCCAGGTCGACGTACCCGACGACTCGAACCTCGCGCGACCCTTCGTGGTGTCGAAGAAGTCACCGCGGCCGCGAGCCAGGTAGAGCAGGGCGATCTCGTCGTAGGCCGGGTCGGTCTTGGCGACGTGCGGATCGACGAGGTTGGAGCCGGCGTTGTTGACGTAGTAGCCCATCCGGACAGGGTGGTGGGCCGAGAGCCGGTTGTAGGCAGTGCCCGCCGGCACCCGCCAGCCCTGCTCGTTGCCGACGAACGTCTTGGGGACCCCCAGCCGGTCGAGGCGCTCGAACACGCCCTGGGTGAGGCCCGGATACCAGGCGTGCGCGTTGTACTCCGCGCCCACGCCGTTGCTGGAGGATGCGTGCTGGGAGACGGTGAGCGGGAAGAACGCGTTGGGCGGGTGGTTGCCGTACTCGGCTCGGTAGTAGGCGAGGTCGGCGGCCGTCATCGGCTTGCCGAAGGCGCCGATCATCATCACGAACCGGCCGACCTTCTTGCGCACCAGGTCGGCGCCGCTCAGCGGAGAGGCCGCGTCGGGCCCGGAATTGAGCAGCGCCTTGATGTTGTAGAGCTGCCCGGCGGTCATGATGGTGACGCTGTGGTCCTCCTGGGCGGCCAGCAGCCGGCGGTAGAGCCGGACGCTGTCGGGAACCTCGGCAAAGGTCTTCGGGTGCCACGACGCGTAGTGCGCCGCGATGGTACGGCTCGCCGGGAACATCGTGTGTGCCACCTGGGACGCGGGCCGGACGAACCGGTCATAGCCTCGGTCCGTGCGGTCCTTGAAGGTGCCGATCGGGATCCGGTGGCCGTACCAGCGGTTGAAGACGTCGACGACCTCGACGTTGGAGCGCTCCGGCATCGTGCCCATGATGCCGAGCAGGTTGATCTCGTTGGTCTCGTGCAGGTGGTGGAGCATCGCCAGGGTGCTGAAGTCGCACGGGTCCGGACCGACGTCGCCGTCGAAGATCACCGCCGGGGCGGGGCGCCGGTGCGCGTCCGCAGCGCCTGGTCCGGCACCGTGAGCGCTCGCGTGTGCGGCGTCGCCGCCGGAGGCGTTGGCCGGGGGAGCC
The sequence above is drawn from the Nocardioides albertanoniae genome and encodes:
- a CDS encoding class I SAM-dependent RNA methyltransferase, with the protein product MSSTRRPASRGRRPRAKAAKGMSYVGRRFEVEIGPVAHGGHFVARVELEDASRVVFVRHALPGERAVVEITEGSAGDRFWRGDAVETLEASTERVAPPCPYAGPGRCGGCDFQHVALPAQRDLKATVVREQLVRLGGLDAADPLLADLVVEAVPGDVDGLRWRTRQRYATTPDGGRGMRKYRSHEVIPVDDCLIASPEAREPARGTITERVEVEGTEHTFKVAADGFWQVHPGAPTALVSAVLGALAPEPGDTVLDLYAGVGLFSAFLADRVGPDGQVVAVEGDRTASALSTGNVAGAEVTAGDVGTVVAGMGERSFDLVVLDPPREGARRKVVDAVAARSPRKVAYVACDPAALARDVAIFAEHGYRLRTLRAFDLFPMTHHVECVALLTRERP